In Chrysoperla carnea chromosome 2, inChrCarn1.1, whole genome shotgun sequence, the following proteins share a genomic window:
- the LOC123293791 gene encoding protein app1-like isoform X1, which translates to MFNYISICIFFLCAFSAIHSYPQNRQLSHFLRSFESLTHRKIPQSFIDVVEHNAEGHNSPDVHPEIVDKVQKPDSSLAVAKEPTIVNKPREPVVENKPLLPAVENIPPIPVIANKPSEPVIVNKPSGPVGENSQIKPAGSAENVKPVVEVIEDSPPVPVSANKPAIPKQQETVNKPSGSVEQNIPKTLLVPIIGNDPTVVKNPSGQDSPKNGILGEHEKHEEHKKKALKFLDKLKNAALIVLQGLSIIWKTVISLF; encoded by the exons atgtttaattatatttctatttgcATATTCTTTTTATGTGCATTTTCAGCGATTCACAGTTATCCTCAGAATCGACaa TTATCGCATTTTTTAAGATCCTTCGAATCATTGACTCACAGAAAAATTCCACAATCATTTATCGACGTAGTAGAGCAC aatgCAGAAGGACACAATTCCCCTGACGTACATCCTGAGATAGTAGATAAGGTACAAAAACCTGATTCATCTCTTGCGGTAGCCAAAGAGCCTACGATAGTAAACAAACCGCGTGAACCAGTGGTAGAAAATAAACCTTTACTCCCTGCTGTGGAAAATATACCTCCAATACCTGTGATAGCAAATAAGCCTAGCGAACCAGTAATAGTAAATAAACCATCTGGACCAGTGGGAGAAAATAGTCAGATAAAACCTGCTGGGTCAGCGGAAAATGTTAAGCCCGTAGTAGAAGTGATAGAAGATTCACCTCCGGTGCCTGTATCGGCGAATAAACCTGCCATACCTAAGCAACAAGAAACAGTAAACAAACCTTCTGGATCAGTAGAACAAAACATACCTAAAACATTGCTAGTACCAATTATAGGTAATGACCCCACGGTAGTGAAAAATCCATCTGGACAAGATTCTCCAAAAAATGGCATACTAGGAGAACACGAAAAACACGAAGAACACAAgaaaaaagcattaaaattcttggataaattaaaaaatgctgCATTAATAGTTTTACAAGGCCTATCG ataATTTGGAAGACagtaatttcattattttag
- the LOC123293791 gene encoding sporozoite surface protein 2-like isoform X2: MFNYISICIFFLCAFSAIHSYPQNRQNAEGHNSPDVHPEIVDKVQKPDSSLAVAKEPTIVNKPREPVVENKPLLPAVENIPPIPVIANKPSEPVIVNKPSGPVGENSQIKPAGSAENVKPVVEVIEDSPPVPVSANKPAIPKQQETVNKPSGSVEQNIPKTLLVPIIGNDPTVVKNPSGQDSPKNGILGEHEKHEEHKKKALKFLDKLKNAALIVLQGLSIIWKTVISLF; the protein is encoded by the exons atgtttaattatatttctatttgcATATTCTTTTTATGTGCATTTTCAGCGATTCACAGTTATCCTCAGAATCGACaa aatgCAGAAGGACACAATTCCCCTGACGTACATCCTGAGATAGTAGATAAGGTACAAAAACCTGATTCATCTCTTGCGGTAGCCAAAGAGCCTACGATAGTAAACAAACCGCGTGAACCAGTGGTAGAAAATAAACCTTTACTCCCTGCTGTGGAAAATATACCTCCAATACCTGTGATAGCAAATAAGCCTAGCGAACCAGTAATAGTAAATAAACCATCTGGACCAGTGGGAGAAAATAGTCAGATAAAACCTGCTGGGTCAGCGGAAAATGTTAAGCCCGTAGTAGAAGTGATAGAAGATTCACCTCCGGTGCCTGTATCGGCGAATAAACCTGCCATACCTAAGCAACAAGAAACAGTAAACAAACCTTCTGGATCAGTAGAACAAAACATACCTAAAACATTGCTAGTACCAATTATAGGTAATGACCCCACGGTAGTGAAAAATCCATCTGGACAAGATTCTCCAAAAAATGGCATACTAGGAGAACACGAAAAACACGAAGAACACAAgaaaaaagcattaaaattcttggataaattaaaaaatgctgCATTAATAGTTTTACAAGGCCTATCG ataATTTGGAAGACagtaatttcattattttag